Proteins from one Candidatus Neomarinimicrobiota bacterium genomic window:
- a CDS encoding class I SAM-dependent methyltransferase — protein MDHFSFLAPVYEKFIPPPDQDEILPYLQPDVPPARLLDAGGGTGRVSGQLQSYFSQIVVADLNRSMLDRSAEKTGVIPVSSHIEKLPFPDNTFSRVLIVDALHHFCDQEIALYESVRVLTPGGRIVVGEPDIHKFGVKVVAFLEKLAFMRSHFLSPEKIAALIEGNGAGTQIFRDDSHSAWVVGEKE, from the coding sequence ATGGATCACTTCTCCTTTTTGGCGCCGGTATACGAGAAATTTATTCCGCCCCCGGATCAGGATGAAATACTGCCGTATCTGCAACCGGATGTTCCACCAGCCAGACTCCTGGATGCCGGCGGCGGGACCGGCAGGGTGTCAGGACAACTCCAGTCATATTTCAGCCAAATTGTGGTGGCGGACCTGAATCGATCGATGTTGGATCGCTCGGCGGAAAAAACCGGCGTTATACCGGTTTCTTCTCATATTGAAAAACTGCCTTTTCCGGATAATACGTTTTCCCGTGTCTTGATTGTAGACGCTCTTCATCATTTCTGCGACCAGGAAATTGCACTCTATGAATCTGTACGGGTGCTTACACCAGGCGGACGAATAGTCGTCGGCGAACCCGATATCCACAAGTTTGGAGTGAAGGTAGTCGCCTTTTTGGAAAAACTGGCGTTTATGCGAAGTCATTTCCTGAGTCCGGAAAAGATTGCAGCACTCATTGAAGGAAATGGCGCTGGCACTCAGATTTTCCGTGATGATTCGCACAGCGCATGGGTGGTGGGGGAGAAGGAATGA
- a CDS encoding UDP-glucose--hexose-1-phosphate uridylyltransferase: MTSFNFDDHPHRRLNPLTGDWVQVSPHRAKRPWQGQEEDAPQNTRPKYDPDCYLCPGNTRAGGEQNEEYGSTFVFTNDFASLKLDTPEANVDEDDLLIAQGEQGTCRVICFSPRHDLTLPEMEVSQVEEVVDLWTDEYRQLGGRENINYVQIFENKGQIMGCSNPHPHGQIWAQKTNPDEPAKELVNQREYMESHDSCLLCDYLGLEQEKNRRIVVENEHFAVLVPFWAVWPFEVLLVSKRHLGSFLEMDKIEKSALAEVIRQITIRYDNVFNTSFPYSAGFHPMPTDGEEHPEWHFHMHYYPPLLRSATVKKFMVGYEMLANPQRDITAEAAAERLRDVPATHYTRRV; this comes from the coding sequence ATGACCTCCTTCAATTTTGACGACCATCCACACAGGCGATTGAACCCGTTAACCGGCGATTGGGTACAGGTGAGTCCCCACCGGGCGAAGCGACCGTGGCAGGGCCAGGAAGAGGACGCACCGCAGAATACGCGTCCGAAGTACGATCCGGACTGTTATCTCTGCCCCGGTAATACCAGAGCCGGTGGTGAACAAAATGAAGAATATGGCTCCACGTTCGTCTTTACCAATGACTTCGCTTCACTGAAACTGGACACTCCGGAGGCAAATGTCGATGAAGACGATCTACTGATTGCACAGGGAGAACAGGGTACCTGCCGGGTCATCTGTTTCTCGCCACGGCACGATCTGACGCTGCCGGAGATGGAGGTCTCACAGGTTGAAGAGGTAGTGGATCTCTGGACGGATGAATACCGGCAACTCGGGGGGCGGGAGAATATTAACTACGTTCAGATCTTTGAGAATAAAGGACAGATCATGGGGTGCAGCAATCCGCACCCGCATGGGCAGATCTGGGCACAGAAGACCAACCCGGATGAACCGGCGAAAGAATTGGTTAATCAGCGGGAGTACATGGAATCACACGATTCGTGTCTGCTCTGTGACTATCTGGGGTTGGAACAGGAGAAAAACCGGCGAATCGTCGTGGAGAACGAACATTTCGCTGTGCTGGTGCCGTTCTGGGCAGTGTGGCCGTTCGAGGTGCTCCTGGTGAGTAAACGCCACCTCGGAAGTTTCCTGGAAATGGATAAGATCGAAAAATCGGCGCTGGCGGAAGTAATCCGGCAAATCACAATCCGGTACGATAATGTGTTTAATACGTCATTTCCGTATTCGGCGGGTTTTCATCCGATGCCGACCGACGGTGAAGAGCATCCGGAGTGGCATTTCCATATGCATTACTATCCGCCATTGTTGCGATCGGCCACAGTGAAGAAGTTCATGGTGGGCTACGAGATGCTGGCCAATCCGCAGCGGGACATCACCGCCGAGGCAGCAGCGGAGAGACTGCGGGATGTCCCGGCAACGCATTACACCAGGCGCGTGTAA
- the galE gene encoding UDP-glucose 4-epimerase GalE translates to MPETILVTGGAGYIGSHTCVELLNAGFEVIVVDNLSNSKKEALNRVERITDKSVEFYKVDLLNKQGLTEVFHNHVIDAVIHFAGLKAVGESVEKPLAYYHNNITGTLALCEVMERYDVTDIVFSSSATVYGDPETVPITEDFPLSATNPYGRTKLMIEEILRDLHTANHHWNTAILRYFNPVGAHPSGEIGEDPSGIPNNLMPYISQVAVGKLPKLSIFGNDYPTKDGTGVRDYIHVVDLARGHLKALEKLRDDPGVVTYNLGTGSGYSVLEMVQAFEKVSGKDIPYEITDRRSGDIAECYADPSKAKAELGWRAKRGIEDMCEDTWRWQSKYPNGYE, encoded by the coding sequence GTGCCAGAGACCATTTTAGTCACCGGGGGAGCCGGGTATATCGGCAGCCATACCTGCGTGGAATTACTGAACGCCGGATTTGAAGTTATCGTTGTAGATAACCTGTCCAACAGTAAGAAGGAAGCACTGAACCGGGTTGAGCGTATCACCGATAAATCGGTAGAGTTTTATAAGGTTGATCTGTTAAATAAACAGGGTCTCACCGAAGTGTTCCATAATCATGTAATTGATGCAGTGATCCATTTTGCCGGTTTGAAGGCTGTCGGAGAATCGGTGGAAAAACCGCTGGCGTATTATCACAACAATATTACCGGTACCCTGGCACTTTGTGAAGTGATGGAGCGATACGATGTAACCGATATTGTGTTCAGCTCATCAGCCACAGTGTATGGTGATCCTGAAACCGTACCGATTACCGAAGATTTTCCACTGTCCGCCACCAATCCGTACGGCCGGACAAAACTAATGATCGAGGAAATTCTCCGGGATCTCCACACCGCGAACCATCATTGGAATACCGCCATTCTCCGGTATTTCAATCCTGTGGGAGCACATCCGAGCGGTGAAATCGGCGAAGATCCCAGCGGGATTCCGAATAATTTGATGCCGTATATTTCGCAGGTGGCAGTGGGAAAACTTCCAAAACTCTCGATATTCGGAAACGATTATCCAACCAAAGATGGCACGGGTGTAAGGGATTACATCCATGTGGTGGACCTGGCCAGGGGACATTTGAAGGCGCTGGAAAAACTCCGGGATGATCCGGGAGTGGTGACGTATAATCTGGGCACGGGAAGCGGTTATTCGGTGCTTGAGATGGTTCAGGCATTCGAGAAAGTCTCCGGCAAAGATATTCCGTACGAAATCACCGACCGGCGGTCGGGCGATATTGCCGAATGCTATGCCGATCCGTCCAAAGCCAAAGCCGAACTGGGATGGCGGGCGAAACGCGGCATCGAGGATATGTGTGAGGATACATGGCGATGGCAATCGAAATATCCCAACGGATACGAATAA
- a CDS encoding Gfo/Idh/MocA family oxidoreductase, translated as MTQLQWGLIGTGDIAEKRVAPALRELPECDLVAINRKRNELAQEFADEFGADRWYETWEELLADDTLDAVYIATPVNLHAPITIAAAEAGKHILCEKPMALNTEECNAMIDAAEENGVKLGVAYYRHFYPILDRIKGLIAEGEIGHPVYAHVNAFEYFDRKPGEPRAWLLDKTQSGGGPMWDFGCHRIEVFQHLFGQLEETTGLLDTLVFDREVEDTGTAIFRCESGTMAVLNVTHAASEPQDTLDIYGTRGSIHVPVLNGKSLEVKTTERVWTEEHPPHPNVHWPLIKQFTEAVLNDEEPVVGGDLGKAVNVALADLMS; from the coding sequence ATGACACAGTTACAATGGGGACTTATCGGAACGGGCGATATTGCCGAAAAAAGAGTTGCACCGGCTCTGCGGGAACTGCCAGAGTGTGACCTGGTTGCGATCAACCGAAAGCGGAATGAACTGGCGCAGGAGTTCGCCGATGAATTCGGCGCCGATCGCTGGTACGAAACCTGGGAAGAATTGTTGGCGGACGATACCCTAGATGCCGTGTACATCGCAACGCCGGTAAACCTGCATGCACCGATCACCATTGCGGCGGCCGAAGCCGGAAAGCATATCCTGTGTGAAAAGCCAATGGCTTTGAATACGGAGGAGTGCAATGCAATGATTGATGCGGCGGAGGAAAACGGTGTAAAACTCGGCGTCGCCTATTACCGGCATTTTTATCCTATTCTCGATCGGATAAAGGGGTTAATTGCTGAGGGTGAAATCGGTCATCCGGTCTATGCCCATGTGAATGCCTTTGAATATTTCGATCGCAAACCGGGCGAACCGAGGGCCTGGCTGTTGGATAAGACACAATCCGGCGGCGGACCGATGTGGGATTTCGGGTGCCACCGGATTGAGGTGTTTCAGCATCTGTTTGGCCAACTGGAGGAGACGACCGGTCTGCTGGATACCCTGGTATTTGATCGCGAGGTGGAGGACACGGGAACCGCAATTTTTCGGTGCGAATCGGGGACAATGGCGGTACTCAACGTCACCCATGCCGCCTCGGAGCCGCAGGATACTCTGGACATCTATGGAACCCGCGGATCGATCCACGTGCCGGTACTCAACGGAAAATCTTTGGAAGTGAAGACCACTGAACGAGTCTGGACGGAAGAGCATCCGCCCCATCCCAATGTACACTGGCCGCTGATAAAGCAGTTTACCGAGGCAGTATTGAATGACGAAGAACCGGTGGTCGGCGGTGACCTCGGCAAGGCGGTAAATGTTGCACTGGCTGACCTGATGAGTTAA
- a CDS encoding aconitate hydratase, translating to MGQNVTQKLIANHLVEGEMIPGEEIGIRIDQTLTQDATGTMVMLEFEAMNIPRVKTELSAQYVDHNLIQEDFKNPDDHLFLRSACKKFGAYYSRPGNGVSHPVHMERFGVPGKTLLGSDSHTPAAGSLGMFSAGAGGLEVALAMAGEPFYVKMPKVWGVKLTGELQDWVSAKDVILEMLRRHDVDGGVGKVIEYYGPGLKNLSAMDRHVIANMGTELGATSTVFPADDEIRRFLKQQDREEAFTEILADEDAEYDEYEEIDLSKVEPLVAKPTSPGNVVPVREIAGKEIYQSYIGSSANPGFRDFAIAGMIVDGKQVHDRVSFDVNPTSRQILENLTAESYLGRLIRSGARIHQAGCNGCIGMGQAPATGKISLRTVPRNFPGRSGTKEDQVHLVSPETAAASALTGEITDPRTLDMDYPKYEEPKSIRINTDMLVPPAEDGSTVELEKGPNIQPLPEFDKLPETVEGPVLLKVGDDISTDEIMPAGSNILPYRSNIPEISKYVYYQVDESYYDRAMEMKETGSLIVGGSNYGQGSSREHAALAPLYLGLRAVLAKSYARIHWQNLVNFGILPLTFADESDWDKIDQDDVLEIPDVRNAIQQSTIIEVRNKTKDETYQAEHAMTDRQVEMILQGSLINVVKGNK from the coding sequence ATGGGACAAAATGTTACACAAAAGCTAATTGCTAACCACCTGGTGGAGGGGGAGATGATTCCCGGGGAAGAGATAGGGATCAGAATTGACCAGACGCTGACCCAGGATGCAACCGGAACCATGGTCATGCTGGAGTTCGAGGCCATGAACATTCCGAGGGTGAAGACGGAATTGTCTGCGCAGTATGTGGACCATAATCTGATTCAGGAGGATTTTAAAAATCCGGACGATCACCTGTTTTTACGCAGCGCCTGCAAGAAGTTCGGGGCATATTATAGCCGCCCGGGCAATGGTGTGAGTCATCCGGTGCATATGGAACGGTTCGGCGTTCCGGGGAAAACGCTGCTTGGTTCGGACAGCCATACACCCGCGGCAGGTTCCCTGGGCATGTTTTCGGCAGGTGCCGGCGGACTGGAAGTGGCGCTTGCAATGGCCGGTGAGCCGTTCTACGTGAAGATGCCCAAGGTCTGGGGCGTGAAACTCACCGGTGAACTGCAGGATTGGGTGAGTGCCAAAGATGTCATCCTTGAGATGCTTCGCCGCCACGATGTGGACGGCGGCGTTGGTAAGGTCATCGAATATTACGGCCCGGGACTCAAGAACCTCAGCGCTATGGATCGGCACGTGATCGCAAATATGGGGACGGAGCTTGGCGCTACCTCGACGGTATTTCCGGCAGACGATGAAATTCGCAGATTTCTGAAACAACAGGACAGAGAAGAGGCGTTTACGGAAATTCTGGCCGATGAAGATGCCGAGTACGATGAATACGAAGAGATTGACCTTTCAAAAGTCGAACCACTGGTGGCGAAGCCGACCAGCCCCGGTAACGTAGTACCGGTGAGGGAAATCGCCGGCAAAGAGATTTATCAGTCATACATCGGTTCTTCGGCAAATCCCGGATTCCGCGATTTTGCCATCGCCGGGATGATTGTCGACGGAAAACAGGTACACGATCGTGTCTCCTTCGATGTGAACCCAACTTCGCGACAGATCCTGGAAAATCTGACCGCCGAGAGTTATCTCGGAAGACTGATTCGTTCAGGTGCCCGGATTCATCAGGCGGGCTGTAACGGCTGCATCGGCATGGGACAGGCGCCTGCTACGGGGAAAATAAGCCTGCGAACCGTGCCGCGGAACTTTCCGGGACGCTCCGGCACCAAGGAGGATCAGGTGCACCTGGTGAGTCCGGAAACGGCAGCAGCCTCGGCGCTCACCGGCGAAATTACTGATCCGCGGACGCTGGATATGGATTACCCGAAATATGAAGAGCCGAAATCCATCCGCATCAACACCGACATGCTGGTGCCGCCGGCGGAGGACGGGAGCACTGTTGAACTTGAAAAGGGTCCGAACATCCAGCCACTTCCCGAATTTGACAAGCTGCCTGAAACAGTAGAGGGCCCTGTGCTGCTTAAAGTCGGCGACGATATCTCCACGGACGAAATCATGCCGGCCGGCTCCAATATCCTGCCGTACCGGAGCAACATCCCTGAGATTAGCAAGTACGTCTACTATCAGGTGGATGAATCGTATTATGATCGTGCTATGGAAATGAAGGAAACCGGCTCCCTCATCGTTGGCGGTTCAAACTATGGACAGGGCTCCAGTCGGGAGCACGCCGCGCTGGCTCCGCTATACCTTGGGCTAAGAGCCGTTCTGGCCAAGAGCTACGCCCGGATCCACTGGCAGAATCTGGTAAATTTCGGCATTTTGCCCTTGACCTTCGCGGACGAATCTGATTGGGACAAAATCGACCAGGATGACGTGTTGGAGATCCCGGATGTACGGAATGCTATTCAGCAAAGCACGATTATAGAGGTTCGGAATAAAACCAAGGATGAAACCTACCAGGCCGAACACGCAATGACTGATCGGCAGGTGGAGATGATCCTCCAGGGGAGCCTGATCAACGTGGTGAAGGGTAACAAATAG
- a CDS encoding acyl-CoA dehydrogenase family protein, with product MDYQLSEEHQALQEMAYKFAENEFSPLAQECDREEKVPLDLVKKGAETGFTGILIPEEYGGLGGGWLEVALVTEQFSRIDMGLGLVVVGAGFGSENIILFGTEQQKETYLPGIASGESIFAGAYTEPDAGTDVAGTNTRAERQGDEYVINGTKMFITNGSVCNYIVALCVTNPDAEKRTQKYSLILVDAEVPGVTRHKIHGKMGIRASDTAEIIFEDVHVPASNLIGEEGKGFYHLMHFFDQTRIMIAAQGVGLAQGALDMALKYVQERKTFGKPLAANQSIQFELAEMATRVELARDITYKAAWKTDHGQMDPSLNAMAKYYTGENAVWTVDKALQMHGGYGYIDEYDIQRFYRDAKILEIYEGTKEAEKMTIARRLF from the coding sequence ATGGATTACCAATTGAGTGAAGAGCATCAGGCATTGCAGGAAATGGCCTACAAATTCGCGGAAAATGAATTTAGCCCTTTGGCCCAGGAATGTGATCGAGAAGAAAAGGTTCCGCTGGATCTGGTCAAAAAAGGGGCGGAGACCGGTTTCACCGGGATCCTGATCCCAGAGGAATACGGAGGGCTCGGTGGTGGGTGGCTGGAAGTTGCCCTCGTGACGGAACAGTTTTCCAGAATCGATATGGGGTTGGGATTGGTTGTTGTTGGTGCCGGATTTGGCTCGGAAAATATAATTCTGTTTGGGACTGAGCAACAGAAGGAGACGTATTTACCGGGAATAGCCAGCGGGGAGTCAATTTTTGCCGGAGCCTATACCGAACCTGACGCCGGTACCGACGTCGCCGGTACAAATACCCGTGCAGAACGGCAGGGAGATGAATACGTAATTAACGGGACAAAGATGTTTATCACTAACGGTTCTGTCTGTAACTACATCGTAGCGTTGTGTGTGACGAATCCGGATGCGGAAAAACGGACACAGAAGTATAGTCTGATCCTGGTGGATGCGGAAGTTCCCGGAGTGACTCGACACAAAATCCATGGGAAAATGGGAATACGGGCATCGGACACCGCAGAGATCATCTTCGAAGATGTACACGTGCCTGCATCAAACCTCATTGGCGAGGAGGGTAAGGGATTTTATCACCTGATGCATTTTTTCGACCAAACCAGAATAATGATTGCCGCACAGGGGGTTGGATTAGCTCAAGGCGCCTTGGATATGGCACTGAAGTATGTCCAGGAGCGCAAGACATTTGGAAAGCCGCTGGCAGCCAACCAGAGTATCCAGTTCGAACTGGCAGAGATGGCGACACGGGTGGAACTTGCCAGGGATATCACATACAAGGCAGCCTGGAAAACGGATCACGGCCAAATGGACCCTTCCCTGAATGCGATGGCAAAGTATTATACCGGCGAGAATGCCGTCTGGACTGTGGACAAGGCGCTTCAGATGCATGGCGGTTACGGATATATTGATGAGTACGATATCCAGCGATTCTACCGGGATGCCAAAATCCTGGAAATATACGAGGGAACCAAGGAGGCAGAAAAAATGACTATCGCACGGCGGCTGTTCTAA
- the galK gene encoding galactokinase translates to MTPEYLKVQFENKFDILPLIIVRSPGRVNLIGEHTDYNDGFVLPAAVDKSIIFALAANGTDTANIYSADMEQSFEFSTKDDSLEKSDLGWPNYLLGVVDVLKKAGFSPGGFDCVFGGDIPIGAGMSSSAALEGGLILGLSKLFDFDISRTDMALLGQKAENNFVGVNCGIMDQFANIHGKDGRVFKLDCRSLDFEYYPFERDDLRIVLCDTQVRRELATSEYNVRRSQCEAGVAILRKYDSDIESLRDVSLELLQKHQSEFDPVVYKRCEYVVEENLRVEKACGLLEQEDFREFGELMNASHNGLSNKYEVSSVELDFLADAAGDIDGVLGSRMMGAGFGGCTINLVQADALEEFSAYIKKRYQEDFGKDALIYVSRIMGGTMIVDGDWV, encoded by the coding sequence ATGACACCTGAGTACCTCAAAGTACAGTTCGAGAACAAATTTGACATTTTACCGCTCATTATCGTCCGCTCCCCTGGCCGGGTAAACCTTATCGGAGAGCACACGGATTATAACGACGGATTTGTCTTGCCTGCAGCCGTCGACAAGAGCATCATATTTGCGCTGGCGGCCAACGGTACAGATACCGCGAATATTTACTCGGCAGATATGGAGCAGTCGTTCGAATTTTCCACCAAAGATGATTCCCTGGAAAAGAGTGACCTGGGCTGGCCGAACTATCTGTTGGGCGTGGTGGATGTGCTGAAGAAAGCCGGATTCTCCCCAGGTGGATTCGACTGCGTTTTCGGCGGTGATATCCCAATCGGCGCCGGCATGTCCTCCTCAGCGGCACTGGAAGGCGGCCTTATCCTGGGATTGAGCAAACTATTCGATTTTGATATATCGCGTACGGACATGGCACTGCTGGGACAAAAAGCGGAGAATAACTTCGTGGGTGTCAACTGCGGTATCATGGATCAGTTTGCGAATATTCACGGCAAAGATGGAAGAGTTTTTAAACTCGATTGCCGCAGCCTGGATTTTGAGTACTATCCGTTCGAACGCGACGATCTTCGGATTGTGCTGTGCGATACCCAGGTGCGCCGGGAACTGGCGACGTCGGAGTACAACGTCCGCCGCAGCCAGTGCGAAGCGGGAGTGGCGATTCTGCGGAAATATGACTCGGATATCGAGAGCCTGCGAGATGTCTCCCTGGAATTGCTGCAAAAACACCAGTCAGAATTCGATCCGGTGGTTTATAAACGGTGCGAGTACGTAGTGGAGGAAAACCTGCGTGTGGAAAAGGCGTGCGGGTTGTTGGAGCAGGAGGACTTCCGAGAATTCGGCGAGCTTATGAACGCTTCCCACAACGGACTCAGCAACAAGTACGAAGTGAGCAGCGTGGAACTGGACTTCCTGGCCGATGCCGCCGGTGACATCGATGGCGTACTCGGCAGCCGGATGATGGGCGCAGGCTTCGGGGGATGTACCATTAACTTGGTGCAGGCCGATGCGCTGGAGGAGTTTTCGGCCTATATCAAAAAACGTTACCAGGAGGACTTTGGCAAAGACGCGTTGATTTACGTGAGCCGGATTATGGGCGGGACGATGATCGTGGATGGGGATTGGGTATAG
- the mgrA gene encoding L-glyceraldehyde 3-phosphate reductase: MTYTAAESRYDTMAYRRCGDSGIHLPAVSLGLWHNFGNVDALDNMRAIIHRAFDLGITHFDLANNYGPPPGSAEKNFGKILQEDLARYRDELLISSKAGYWMWPGPYGDWGSRKYIIASCNQSLKRLGLDYMDIFYHHRPDPETPLEESMMALDQIVRQGKALYAGISNYPADKTRQAAEILESLGTPFLIHQPRYNMFDRWIEDDLLDALEETGTGSIVFSPLAQGILTDKYLVEIPEGSRASREETFLQRSDITEEKLRKVAALNDLAKKRNQSLAQMAIVWILRHPQVTSVLVGSSSVEQIEENVEALDNPDFSENELEQIEEILA; this comes from the coding sequence ATGACGTACACAGCGGCAGAATCTCGTTACGACACGATGGCCTACAGACGATGTGGAGACAGCGGAATCCATCTGCCGGCCGTATCACTGGGATTGTGGCATAATTTCGGCAATGTGGATGCGTTGGACAATATGCGGGCGATAATTCACCGGGCGTTCGACCTGGGAATCACTCACTTCGACCTGGCGAACAATTACGGTCCGCCGCCGGGATCGGCGGAGAAGAATTTTGGAAAGATACTGCAGGAAGACCTTGCCAGGTACCGGGATGAACTTCTTATTTCCTCCAAGGCAGGCTACTGGATGTGGCCGGGACCATATGGCGACTGGGGATCCCGGAAATACATTATCGCCAGTTGCAATCAGAGTCTGAAGCGACTTGGGCTGGATTACATGGATATATTCTATCACCACCGACCGGATCCGGAGACGCCGTTGGAGGAGTCGATGATGGCGTTGGATCAAATTGTACGCCAGGGGAAGGCGCTTTACGCGGGTATCTCGAACTATCCGGCGGATAAAACCCGCCAGGCAGCCGAGATCCTGGAATCGCTGGGCACGCCGTTTTTGATTCACCAACCGCGGTATAATATGTTCGATCGGTGGATAGAGGACGATTTACTTGATGCCCTGGAAGAGACGGGAACCGGCAGCATTGTCTTTTCACCCCTGGCGCAGGGAATCCTGACGGATAAGTATCTGGTGGAAATTCCCGAGGGTTCCCGGGCGTCGAGGGAGGAAACCTTTCTGCAGCGCTCCGACATTACTGAAGAGAAACTCCGAAAGGTGGCGGCGCTGAATGATTTGGCGAAGAAACGGAACCAAAGCTTGGCGCAGATGGCCATCGTATGGATTTTGAGACATCCGCAGGTCACAAGCGTACTGGTCGGTTCGAGTTCGGTAGAACAGATTGAGGAGAACGTCGAAGCACTGGATAACCCTGACTTCAGCGAGAACGAGTTAGAGCAGATTGAAGAGATTCTGGCATGA